From the Glandiceps talaboti chromosome 10, keGlaTala1.1, whole genome shotgun sequence genome, one window contains:
- the LOC144440648 gene encoding low-density lipoprotein receptor-related protein 2-like, with protein MAPKEGNFDGRTGLYFLLFVVCMCLKGVSCDNIGTGPFLMVADYYSIFSSRLIYIDGTGAEIYNHLVENPSISYKVLHQETYSYSEKSAVVFDYQDKLTFWSDPGHKAIYSLSLDGDDNKARIVYTGTSSTVDGMTVDWLTNNIYWADAAYNWIKVSNYDGSSFRTLITTELDHPTGIACNPLTGYLYWSDAGSTFRIERSTLSGNNRTILVDENVVGRDVIGKPVALTMDYANNRLYWADSLYSRIVSLDLDDPDAEPATVIQSPERLKGMYDIDFDQNTNYQQMGNLAKKVTSSLLLTLERAVSKPFSVYYKIEDDRIISDHELILSYEGGKLCQMPANVGHEHIPDVYNISCFSGVSAKYMDFDVYGHYIFARYSAGTNQNQIWRAKLKYNETWVKTVELPSADIRGLAVDWLASNLYWIDKSQNSIGISNLNGEHVSTLLKLQENVDDPSAIVVHAEHRYVFWADIGTNARIERSDLRCRHRKIIVDSDIRTPTHIAIDFNKDRLYWTDDSTSVIESVSFDGYDRQKFMDLSMIKFAGLSIFQDILYVAYKNILEIYDINSKTKIRSLVSTTNIVSIKFFHESLQPIAPGTCIKLFCMK; from the exons ATGGCGCCGAAAGAAGGAAATTTTGATGGCCGTACAGGTTTATATTTTCTACTTTTTGTCGTCTGCATGTGCCTAAAAG GTGTTTCGTGCGATAACATTGGAACAGGACCGTTTCTCATGGTTGCTGACTACTACAGTATTTTCTCGTCACGGTTGATCTACATCGATGGAACCGGGGCTGAGATTTACAATCATTTGGTTGAAAACCCTTCCATTTCGTACAAAGTATTACATCAAGAAACCTATTCGTACTCCGAAAAGTCAGCCGTGGTCTTCGATTACCAGGATAAGTTAACATTCTGGAGTGACCCTGGTCATAAAGCCATCTACAGCCTTTCACTCGATGGTGATGATAATAAGGCACGGATTGTGTACACGGGAACATCGTCAACGGTTGATGGTATGACCGTGGACTGGTTAACCAATAACATTTATTGGGCTGATGCGGCCTATAACTGGATCAAAGTATCGAATTACGATGGGTCATCTTTTCGTACCTTGATCACTACAGAATTGGACCATCCGACAGGAATTGCGTGTAACCCTTTAACTGG aTATTTGTACTGGAGTGACGCAGGTAGTACATTCCGGATCGAGAGGTCAACACTAAGTGGAAACAATCGAACCATACTAGTAGACGAAAATGTAGTGGGCCGTGACGTCATTGGTAAACCGGTTGCCTTGACAATGGACTATGCAAATAATAG ACTCTACTGGGCCGACAGTCTATATAGCCGAATTGTAAGCCTTGATCTCGATGACCCCGATGCAGAACCTGCCACGGTGATACAATCTCCAGAACGACTGAAGGGAATGTACGATATTGACTTTGACCAA AATACAAATTATCAGCAGATGGGAAATCTTGCGAAGAAGGtaacatcatcattattattaacgTTGGAAAGGGCTGTTAGCAAGCCGTTttcagtttattacaaaattGAAG atgaCAGAATTATATCTGACCATGAACTTATACTGTCATACGAAGGCGGTAAATTGTGTCAGATGCCAGCTAATGTTGGACATGAACATATACCAGATGTTTACAATATATCCTGCTTTTCTGGCGTCTCCGCCAAGTACATGGATTTCGACGTGTATGGACATTACATCTTTGCAAGATATTCTGCCGGGACAAACCAAAATCAAATCTGGAGGGCCAAACTAAAATACAACGAGACATGGGTGAAAACAGTCGAGCTCCCTTCAGCTGATATTCGAG GTTTAGCTGTTGACTGGCTCGCATCCAACCTATACTGGATAGACAAATCACAGAATTCCATCGGTATAAGTAATCTTAATGGAGAACACGTGTCCACCCTTCTCAAGCTTCAAGAAAATGTTGATGACCCATCGGCGATCGTCGTACACGCAGAACACCG atatgtATTTTGGGCTGACATTGGGACAAACGCTCGCATTGAACGATCTGATCTGAGATGTAGACACCGTAAAATTATCGTTGATAGCGATATAAGAACACCAACTCATATAGCCATAGACTTTAACAAAGACAG ATTGTATTGGACCGATGATTCTACTTCTGTTATTGAGTCTGTTAGTTTTGATGGTTATGATCGACAGAAATTTATGGATTTGTCTATGATTAAGTTTGCAGGACTATCAATATTTCag GACATATTATATGTTGCCTACAAGAACATTTTAGAGATTTATGATATCAATTCGAAGACAAAAATCAGATCACTGGTGTCCACGACTAATATTGTATCGATAAAGTTCTTTCATGAGAGCTTACAACCAATAGCtccaggtacatgtattaaattattttgtatgaagTGA